DNA from bacterium:
GCGCGGCTCGCACTCCTGAGCCAGGACTACGAGAGCCTGCGTGAGCGCTACGGCACGCTCGTGCGCGAGACAGCGGTCACGGAACTCGTGGTGCGCAACGGCGCGCTCTCCGTATCGATCCGAACCGCGCAGGGGAAACCCGTGTCGCTGCCCACCCAGCTCGATCCGAGCGCGAGATCGACTGGAGCCGGCACCAGAACCCGAGCCCGACTTCTGGCCCGACGAGCCTGCTTGAGCACCGCCTGCTCACCTCCGGATCCCGAGCGGTCGAGCCTCGTCCTCCCACCGCTCTGAGGGGCCCTTGTAGGTGCCCGCTTGCACGCACCCGTTCGAGAGCCCCCAGATTCCCCGTCTGCCGAATCTGTGCCGGCCGATAATGGGCGGTCTTATTAGGTAGATTGGGGCTCTATACTTCCTATCCGCCATCGGCGGAAAAGCCTCGGTACTCACGAACCTTCCGTTCAGCTCGGCACGGGATCAAGGCGCACGAGATCGCGCTCCAGCGGAAAGCCCATCAGGAATCGCACCAAGAACGGTAGAGGAAACTCGGCTGCGATCCGATCGAACTCGTCACCGGTCACGACGACGGCCACGTAGCTCGCCGTCCTGCCCTCGATCTCGATGCGCACGTTTGGATTGGCCACCAGCTTATGGTACCAGCCACGCGTCCAGTGGTGGGCAGACACGTACATCGGCCCGGAAGAGGATTGCAGCCACGCCAGACGGCGCTTGTGGAGAGCTCCCGCTTCGTCCGTCGTGACGATGTCGAGCATCGGAATGCCGCCCCCTTCGAAGCTCGGCTGGAAGTGCCCGAGGTAGACGGTCTCGAAGAGTACGACGAAGACGACGTAGAGGCCGACGATGCCGCCGGCCCATTTCAGTCCCTTGGCCATGGATGCTCCCTTGCGCCCTATGCGCCTCTACCGGGCTGTGGTCACGGATTGTCCCCGATGAAGCGCAAGAGCAGCTCGGCCATCTTCTCGCCGGCCATCTCCTGGATGAAGTGACCGGACTCTGCGATTCGAGCGTGGTTCTGCCCCTTCGATCCCGGGATGTGCTCGATGAAGAGCTGTTGGTTCTCGCGCGTGCCGAACTGAAAATCCAGCTCGCCCGCGATGAAGGCGAACGGCTTCTCGAACTTCCCCAAACCGTTCCAGGCCGCCTCGTTGACGCCGCTGATCCCGCACGCCATCGCGGGCAGGCTGCGCGGGCCGGCGTTGTAGATCAGCTGCGGGAACGGCGCCGAGTACGCCGCAGCGGCCTCGGGCGTCAGCGAGAATCCGCAACTCGCATTCACCATGTCCCCCGCGCGAAAGTTCGCCGAGGTGAGCGTGTGGTTGATCCACGCCTGGAACATGGCCTCGAAGCCCTCGCGCGCCTTCTCGGCCATAGTCGCGCCGAACTCCGGGAAGGTGGGTCCATCTCTGTCGAGCACGACCTTCCGGGGCGCCGAGAAGGGCGCGCCTTTCCCGTCGCTGTCGGGAAACGCGCCGTTCGCCATCATCAAGCGCCGGAAGAGCTCCGGCCGAAGACCCGCGATCCGCAGCCCGATGGCCGAGCCCCAATCCTGGATGAACGTCGTGATGTTCCGCAGCGAGAGCCCGTCGATCAATCGCTCGATCGATGCGACGTGCGTCATGTAGCGGTGCCAACGCTGATCGATCGGTTTGTCGGATCGACCCATCCCGAGCATGTCAGGGGCGATGACTCGATACC
Protein-coding regions in this window:
- a CDS encoding nitroreductase family deazaflavin-dependent oxidoreductase; amino-acid sequence: MAKGLKWAGGIVGLYVVFVVLFETVYLGHFQPSFEGGGIPMLDIVTTDEAGALHKRRLAWLQSSSGPMYVSAHHWTRGWYHKLVANPNVRIEIEGRTASYVAVVVTGDEFDRIAAEFPLPFLVRFLMGFPLERDLVRLDPVPS
- a CDS encoding alpha/beta fold hydrolase, with protein sequence MTEHNPFVLEVEPPPDTLGDGTEEILETPDGVRFVRTPESCFEGLPDYAYAANGFEIDGLRMNYVDEGPRDGEVVLLLHGQPTWSYLYRKMIGPLAESGYRVIAPDMLGMGRSDKPIDQRWHRYMTHVASIERLIDGLSLRNITTFIQDWGSAIGLRIAGLRPELFRRLMMANGAFPDSDGKGAPFSAPRKVVLDRDGPTFPEFGATMAEKAREGFEAMFQAWINHTLTSANFRAGDMVNASCGFSLTPEAAAAYSAPFPQLIYNAGPRSLPAMACGISGVNEAAWNGLGKFEKPFAFIAGELDFQFGTRENQQLFIEHIPGSKGQNHARIAESGHFIQEMAGEKMAELLLRFIGDNP